One window of the Perca flavescens isolate YP-PL-M2 chromosome 5, PFLA_1.0, whole genome shotgun sequence genome contains the following:
- the LOC114555760 gene encoding ubiquitin-associated protein 2-like isoform X2, which produces MMTSVVSNQARGTRDRTLPTTTQTTQPQKQLQPTAEQIRLAQMIYDKNDTDFEDKVKQLIEVTGKTQDECMVALHDCNEDVNRAINFLLESTSDINSWETVGKKRSLGKEGPSEIKENREKKGGEREASRGRGASNRRGRGISRGREGRLEENGFEVAPGERGGDRGRRGRGRGAGARGRGRAAAGNRFSSQGMGIFNPADYTANSRARQETWDGNEPAEGTGTWTGNGEDWASEDWNEDLSETKVFTASSPPANHITPGPNVDLASLLPKTGVAVGSSMDSDLGAIVDGPSAEDLGQSLVFTNSHHNGRTATHSYAHATANSYAHAASASTNYAHAALSSVLGSGFGSLNAPKPTPASDIRTSEQLNGPRLGQRASQPIATASNISVPKDAGPPPLQNPAPAFSPSVEVKAQRVENGSVTAHHLEMKLQPEPSAVLSQLAQRQQQSSILLTTEPLGLSHAPQVPTPPGHESSVSHIRDGTSPGLKLPGMEPCVTEPPQRQLKTQRRRVPPLSKIPSSAVEMPGSADIPGLNVQFGALDFGSEAGSGAVDMAQTSARERAQVQGPTPAAPVPMSLPTAVPTQQPQSSLFSKPGSVSDHMSSLPVAVSDPNFPSPSLGLPSVTPSPSMGLPSAAAPPSSAAPTAASRVESSGSRSLPPHLAFSQSNDVPSAAVLTNGYSGMKTQSTQDTTSSSRTVKTESPVMTSDSGHHISSPAVALSHSTAIPSLSSHVTSSHSSGSALATSSTLTISNEESNSNLHAYSSSSSQAVHSGSSAPLAVSSSITNGLHPSGAPGLTPNGTNATLSAAGNRTAPLLTTTSGKAPPNLAQGVPPLLANQYIMGPGGLLPAYPQIYGYEDLQMLQSRLPMDYYGVTFPGTTAMPGRESLANNPYSGEATKFGRNDSSSPAPPTSLSTAGVQSQPQQAPQAGTQGQGQGQQTQNQAFLNPPLPPGYGYTGLPYYAGVPGVPSAFQYGPAVFVPPASAKQPAMGLANPSNQYHQQHQPSYGQHAYGTAFDDLSQAHGGEYSKGGYGGSAQSQAKSAGSGPGKAPGLSGSGTSGGVPDMGGSIYSKAQSFDKQGFHTGTPPPFSLPSALGGTGPLNPGGAPGYAPAPFLHILPPHQQPHSQLLHHHLTQDGQGGPGQRGQSSSMQQKTQGSKSSYVNSPYWAN; this is translated from the exons atgatgacTTCAGTGGTCAGCAATCAAGCCCGGGGGACTCGGGACAGAACGCTGCCCACcaccacacaaacaacacagccACAGAAACAATTACAG CCCACAGCAGAACAGATTCGTTTAGCCCAAATGATCTACGACAAAAATGATACTGACTTTGAAGACAAGGTCAAACAg CTGATTGAGGTCACTGGGAAGACTCAAGATGAGTGCATGGTAGCCCTCCATGACTGCAACGAAGATGTAAACAGAGCCATCAATTTTCTGCTGGAGAGCACCTCTGACATA AACTCCTGGGAGACTGTGGGGAAGAAGCGGAGCCTTGGGAAAGAAGGACCCTCAGAGATAAAGGAAAACAGggagaagaaaggaggagagagggaggctaGTCGCGGACGTGGGGCATCCAACAGGAGGGGTAGAGGCATCAGCCGAGGGCGAGAAG GTCGGTTAGAGGAGAATGGGTTCGAGGTGGCTCCTGGAGAGAGAGGTGGCGACCGTGGACGCAGGGGGCGGGGAAGAG GGGCAGGGGCTCGCGGTAGAGGAAGGGCAGCGGCTGGCAACAGGTTCTCCTCCCAGGGAATGGG AATCTTCAATCCTGCTGACTACACAGCTAACTCTCGAGCTCGCCAGGAGACATGGGACGGCAATGAACCTGCTGAGGGAACTG gaaCCTGGACAGGCAATGGGGAAGACTGGGCTTCAGAGGACTGGAATGAGGAT TTGTCTGAGACTAAAGTATTCactgcctcctctcctccagcAAACCACATCACACCTGGACCCAA TGTGGACCTGGCTAGCCTACTGCCAAAGACTGGAGTGGCTGTTGGGAGTTCTATGGACTCTGACTTGGGGGCGATAGTTGATGGTCCCTCAGCCGAGGATTTGGGCCAAAGCCTGGTGTTCACCAATTCCCACCACAATGGACGCACCGCAACACACAGCTACGCACACGCCACAGCCAACAGCTATGCCCATGCTGCCTCTGCTAGTACCAACTATGCACATGCTGCGCTG TCCTCAGTCCTGGGTTCTGGTTTTGGGTCCCTGAATGCGCCTAAGCCGACACCTGCCTCTGACATCAGGACATCGGAGCAGCTCAACGGCCCTCGGCTTGGGCAGAGAGCCAGTCAGCCAATAGCCACCGCCAGCAACATTAGTGTTCCCAAAGATGCAGGGCCACCTCCACTACAGAACCCTGCTCCTGCTTTCTCCCCCTCTGTGGAAGTCAAGGCTCAAAGAGTGGAAAACGGCTCTGTTACCGCCCACCACT TGGAGATGAAGCTTCAACCAGAACCATCAGCGGTGCTCAGCCAGCTGGCTCAGAGGCAACAACAGTCCTCCATCCTTCTGACCACAGAGCCTCTGGGCCTGTCGCATGCTCCACAGGTCCCCACACCACCAG GTCATGAGTCCTCGGTCTCTCATATAAGAGATGGCACTTCTCCAGGATTGAAGTTGCCAGGCATGGAACCTTGTGTTACAGAACCCCCTCAGcggcagctaaagacacagagacgCAGGGTACCTCCTCTCTCAAAG ATCCCATCGTCAGCAGTGGAGATGCCCGGCTCAGCAGATATACCTGGCCTGAATGTTCAGTTTGGGGCTCTTGATTTTGGGTCTGAGGCTGGTAGTGGAGCGGTAGACATGGCACAGACGTCAGCCAGGGAACGCGCCCAAGTTCAGGGCCCAACTCCAGCAGCTCCAGTACCCATGTCTCTCCCTACTGCTGTTCCCACACAGCAGCCACAGAGCAGCCTGTTCTCCAAGCCAGGAtctgtgag TGACCACATGAGCAGCTTACCCGTAGCCGTATCAGATCCCAACTTCCCCTCACCATCCTTGGGCTTACCCAGTGTCACGCCCTCCCCCTCCATGGGTCTTCCCAGTGCAGCCGCTCCACCCTCTTCTGCAGCCCCTACCGCAGCCAGCCGTGTGGAGAGCAGTGGTTCAAGGTCCCTGCCACCTCATCTGGCCTTCTCTCAGAGCAACGATGTCCCGTCAGCTGCTGTCCTTACA AATGGCTACAGTGGCATGAAGACGCAGAGCACACAGGACA CTACGTCATCGTCTAGAACAGTGAAAACGGAGTCTCCCGTTATGACGAGTGACAGTGGCCACCACATCTCCTCCCCTGCAGTTGCACTTTCCCACTCCACAGCCATCCCCTCGCTCAGCAG TCATGTGACCAGTTCTCACTCATCTGGATCAGCCCTCGCCACGAGCTCCACCCTCACT ATAAGTAATGAGGAGAGCAACAGCAACCTCCATGCCTATTCATCGTCGTCCAGCCAAGCTGTCCATTCCGGTTCTTCAGCTCCCCTGGCTGTCAGCAGCTCAATCACCAATGGTCTGCACCCATCTGGAGCACCTGGACTAACTCCTAATGGCACAAACGCCACGCTCTCAGCTGCAGGCAACCGCACGGCACCCCTGCTCACAACCACCTCTG GTAAAGCTCCTCCAAACTTGGCCCAAGGAGTGCCCCCTCTCTTGGCCAACCAGTACATCATGGGCCCTGGTGGCTTGCTCCCTGCTTACCCG CAGATCTATGGATACGAGGACTTGCAAATGCTGCAGTCTCGCCTTCCTATG GATTATTATGGTGTAACATTCCCTGGTACTACTGCTATGCCTGGAAGAGAGAGCCTGGCCAATAATCCATATTCTG GTGAGGCGACAAAGTTTGGCAGAAATGATTCGTCATCTCCAGCTCCCCCAACCAGCTTGTCTACAGCCGGGGTGCAGTCCCAGCCCCAGCAGGCTCCGCAGGCAGGAACACAGGGGCAGGGCCAGGGTCAGCAAACGCAGAATCAGGCCTTCCTTAACCCCCCTCTGCCTCCTGGCTATGGATACACTG GTCTGCCGTACTACGCTGGTGTGCCGGGGGTTCCTTCAGCCTTTCAGTACGGCCCGGCCGTCTTTGTGCCTCCTGCTTCGGCCAAGCAACCTGCAATGGGCCTGGCCAACCCCTCTAATCAGTATCACCAACAGCATCAGCCCAGTTACGGACAGCATGCATATGGCACAG ccTTTGATGACCTGTCTCAAGCCCACGGTGGGGAGTACAGTAAGGGAGGGTACGGAGGCTCTGCCCAGTCGCAGGCCAAGTCAGCGGGCAGCGGCCCAGggaaag CACCAGGGCTATCAGGGTCTGGTACCAGTGGAGGAGTACCTGACATGGGAGGTTCAATCTACAGCAAAGCTCAG TCATTTGACAAGCAGGGCTTCCACACGGGGACACCGCCTCCCTTCAGCCTTCCTTCAGCGCTGGGGGGAACAGGGCCCCTGAACCCTGGGGGGGCTCCTGGCTATGCCCCCGCTCCCTTCCTGCACATCCTGCCGCCACACCAACAGCCCCACTCCCAGCTGCTGCACCATCACCTCACACAGGACGGACAG GGGGGTCCTGGTCAGCGCGGTCAGTCCAGCAGCATGCAGCAGAAAACCCAAGGCAGCAAGTCCAGCTATGTTAACTCCCCCTACTGGGCCAACTGA
- the LOC114555760 gene encoding ubiquitin-associated protein 2-like isoform X1 produces the protein MMTSVVSNQARGTRDRTLPTTTQTTQPQKQLQPTAEQIRLAQMIYDKNDTDFEDKVKQLIEVTGKTQDECMVALHDCNEDVNRAINFLLESTSDINSWETVGKKRSLGKEGPSEIKENREKKGGEREASRGRGASNRRGRGISRGREGRLEENGFEVAPGERGGDRGRRGRGRGAGARGRGRAAAGNRFSSQGMGIFNPADYTANSRARQETWDGNEPAEGTGTWTGNGEDWASEDWNEDLSETKVFTASSPPANHITPGPNVDLASLLPKTGVAVGSSMDSDLGAIVDGPSAEDLGQSLVFTNSHHNGRTATHSYAHATANSYAHAASASTNYAHAALSSVLGSGFGSLNAPKPTPASDIRTSEQLNGPRLGQRASQPIATASNISVPKDAGPPPLQNPAPAFSPSVEVKAQRVENGSVTAHHLEMKLQPEPSAVLSQLAQRQQQSSILLTTEPLGLSHAPQVPTPPGHESSVSHIRDGTSPGLKLPGMEPCVTEPPQRQLKTQRRRVPPLSKIPSSAVEMPGSADIPGLNVQFGALDFGSEAGSGAVDMAQTSARERAQVQGPTPAAPVPMSLPTAVPTQQPQSSLFSKPGSVSDHMSSLPVAVSDPNFPSPSLGLPSVTPSPSMGLPSAAAPPSSAAPTAASRVESSGSRSLPPHLAFSQSNDVPSAAVLTNGYSGMKTQSTQDTTSSSRTVKTESPVMTSDSGHHISSPAVALSHSTAIPSLSSHVTSSHSSGSALATSSTLTISNEESNSNLHAYSSSSSQAVHSGSSAPLAVSSSITNGLHPSGAPGLTPNGTNATLSAAGNRTAPLLTTTSGKAPPNLAQGVPPLLANQYIMGPGGLLPAYPQIYGYEDLQMLQSRLPMDYYGVTFPGTTAMPGRESLANNPYSGEATKFGRNDSSSPAPPTSLSTAGVQSQPQQAPQAGTQGQGQGQQTQNQAFLNPPLPPGYGYTGLPYYAGVPGVPSAFQYGPAVFVPPASAKQPAMGLANPSNQYHQQHQPSYGQHAYGTAFDDLSQAHGGEYSKGGYGGSAQSQAKSAGSGPGKDDSTVKSVLEKAPGLSGSGTSGGVPDMGGSIYSKAQSFDKQGFHTGTPPPFSLPSALGGTGPLNPGGAPGYAPAPFLHILPPHQQPHSQLLHHHLTQDGQGGPGQRGQSSSMQQKTQGSKSSYVNSPYWAN, from the exons atgatgacTTCAGTGGTCAGCAATCAAGCCCGGGGGACTCGGGACAGAACGCTGCCCACcaccacacaaacaacacagccACAGAAACAATTACAG CCCACAGCAGAACAGATTCGTTTAGCCCAAATGATCTACGACAAAAATGATACTGACTTTGAAGACAAGGTCAAACAg CTGATTGAGGTCACTGGGAAGACTCAAGATGAGTGCATGGTAGCCCTCCATGACTGCAACGAAGATGTAAACAGAGCCATCAATTTTCTGCTGGAGAGCACCTCTGACATA AACTCCTGGGAGACTGTGGGGAAGAAGCGGAGCCTTGGGAAAGAAGGACCCTCAGAGATAAAGGAAAACAGggagaagaaaggaggagagagggaggctaGTCGCGGACGTGGGGCATCCAACAGGAGGGGTAGAGGCATCAGCCGAGGGCGAGAAG GTCGGTTAGAGGAGAATGGGTTCGAGGTGGCTCCTGGAGAGAGAGGTGGCGACCGTGGACGCAGGGGGCGGGGAAGAG GGGCAGGGGCTCGCGGTAGAGGAAGGGCAGCGGCTGGCAACAGGTTCTCCTCCCAGGGAATGGG AATCTTCAATCCTGCTGACTACACAGCTAACTCTCGAGCTCGCCAGGAGACATGGGACGGCAATGAACCTGCTGAGGGAACTG gaaCCTGGACAGGCAATGGGGAAGACTGGGCTTCAGAGGACTGGAATGAGGAT TTGTCTGAGACTAAAGTATTCactgcctcctctcctccagcAAACCACATCACACCTGGACCCAA TGTGGACCTGGCTAGCCTACTGCCAAAGACTGGAGTGGCTGTTGGGAGTTCTATGGACTCTGACTTGGGGGCGATAGTTGATGGTCCCTCAGCCGAGGATTTGGGCCAAAGCCTGGTGTTCACCAATTCCCACCACAATGGACGCACCGCAACACACAGCTACGCACACGCCACAGCCAACAGCTATGCCCATGCTGCCTCTGCTAGTACCAACTATGCACATGCTGCGCTG TCCTCAGTCCTGGGTTCTGGTTTTGGGTCCCTGAATGCGCCTAAGCCGACACCTGCCTCTGACATCAGGACATCGGAGCAGCTCAACGGCCCTCGGCTTGGGCAGAGAGCCAGTCAGCCAATAGCCACCGCCAGCAACATTAGTGTTCCCAAAGATGCAGGGCCACCTCCACTACAGAACCCTGCTCCTGCTTTCTCCCCCTCTGTGGAAGTCAAGGCTCAAAGAGTGGAAAACGGCTCTGTTACCGCCCACCACT TGGAGATGAAGCTTCAACCAGAACCATCAGCGGTGCTCAGCCAGCTGGCTCAGAGGCAACAACAGTCCTCCATCCTTCTGACCACAGAGCCTCTGGGCCTGTCGCATGCTCCACAGGTCCCCACACCACCAG GTCATGAGTCCTCGGTCTCTCATATAAGAGATGGCACTTCTCCAGGATTGAAGTTGCCAGGCATGGAACCTTGTGTTACAGAACCCCCTCAGcggcagctaaagacacagagacgCAGGGTACCTCCTCTCTCAAAG ATCCCATCGTCAGCAGTGGAGATGCCCGGCTCAGCAGATATACCTGGCCTGAATGTTCAGTTTGGGGCTCTTGATTTTGGGTCTGAGGCTGGTAGTGGAGCGGTAGACATGGCACAGACGTCAGCCAGGGAACGCGCCCAAGTTCAGGGCCCAACTCCAGCAGCTCCAGTACCCATGTCTCTCCCTACTGCTGTTCCCACACAGCAGCCACAGAGCAGCCTGTTCTCCAAGCCAGGAtctgtgag TGACCACATGAGCAGCTTACCCGTAGCCGTATCAGATCCCAACTTCCCCTCACCATCCTTGGGCTTACCCAGTGTCACGCCCTCCCCCTCCATGGGTCTTCCCAGTGCAGCCGCTCCACCCTCTTCTGCAGCCCCTACCGCAGCCAGCCGTGTGGAGAGCAGTGGTTCAAGGTCCCTGCCACCTCATCTGGCCTTCTCTCAGAGCAACGATGTCCCGTCAGCTGCTGTCCTTACA AATGGCTACAGTGGCATGAAGACGCAGAGCACACAGGACA CTACGTCATCGTCTAGAACAGTGAAAACGGAGTCTCCCGTTATGACGAGTGACAGTGGCCACCACATCTCCTCCCCTGCAGTTGCACTTTCCCACTCCACAGCCATCCCCTCGCTCAGCAG TCATGTGACCAGTTCTCACTCATCTGGATCAGCCCTCGCCACGAGCTCCACCCTCACT ATAAGTAATGAGGAGAGCAACAGCAACCTCCATGCCTATTCATCGTCGTCCAGCCAAGCTGTCCATTCCGGTTCTTCAGCTCCCCTGGCTGTCAGCAGCTCAATCACCAATGGTCTGCACCCATCTGGAGCACCTGGACTAACTCCTAATGGCACAAACGCCACGCTCTCAGCTGCAGGCAACCGCACGGCACCCCTGCTCACAACCACCTCTG GTAAAGCTCCTCCAAACTTGGCCCAAGGAGTGCCCCCTCTCTTGGCCAACCAGTACATCATGGGCCCTGGTGGCTTGCTCCCTGCTTACCCG CAGATCTATGGATACGAGGACTTGCAAATGCTGCAGTCTCGCCTTCCTATG GATTATTATGGTGTAACATTCCCTGGTACTACTGCTATGCCTGGAAGAGAGAGCCTGGCCAATAATCCATATTCTG GTGAGGCGACAAAGTTTGGCAGAAATGATTCGTCATCTCCAGCTCCCCCAACCAGCTTGTCTACAGCCGGGGTGCAGTCCCAGCCCCAGCAGGCTCCGCAGGCAGGAACACAGGGGCAGGGCCAGGGTCAGCAAACGCAGAATCAGGCCTTCCTTAACCCCCCTCTGCCTCCTGGCTATGGATACACTG GTCTGCCGTACTACGCTGGTGTGCCGGGGGTTCCTTCAGCCTTTCAGTACGGCCCGGCCGTCTTTGTGCCTCCTGCTTCGGCCAAGCAACCTGCAATGGGCCTGGCCAACCCCTCTAATCAGTATCACCAACAGCATCAGCCCAGTTACGGACAGCATGCATATGGCACAG ccTTTGATGACCTGTCTCAAGCCCACGGTGGGGAGTACAGTAAGGGAGGGTACGGAGGCTCTGCCCAGTCGCAGGCCAAGTCAGCGGGCAGCGGCCCAGggaaag ATGATTCTACAGTCAAGAGTGTTCTGGAGaaag CACCAGGGCTATCAGGGTCTGGTACCAGTGGAGGAGTACCTGACATGGGAGGTTCAATCTACAGCAAAGCTCAG TCATTTGACAAGCAGGGCTTCCACACGGGGACACCGCCTCCCTTCAGCCTTCCTTCAGCGCTGGGGGGAACAGGGCCCCTGAACCCTGGGGGGGCTCCTGGCTATGCCCCCGCTCCCTTCCTGCACATCCTGCCGCCACACCAACAGCCCCACTCCCAGCTGCTGCACCATCACCTCACACAGGACGGACAG GGGGGTCCTGGTCAGCGCGGTCAGTCCAGCAGCATGCAGCAGAAAACCCAAGGCAGCAAGTCCAGCTATGTTAACTCCCCCTACTGGGCCAACTGA
- the LOC114555760 gene encoding ubiquitin-associated protein 2-like isoform X3, protein MMTSVVSNQARGTRDRTLPTTTQTTQPQKQLQPTAEQIRLAQMIYDKNDTDFEDKVKQLIEVTGKTQDECMVALHDCNEDVNRAINFLLESTSDINSWETVGKKRSLGKEGPSEIKENREKKGGEREASRGRGASNRRGRGISRGREGRLEENGFEVAPGERGGDRGRRGRGRGAGARGRGRAAAGNRFSSQGMGIFNPADYTANSRARQETWDGNEPAEGTGTWTGNGEDWASEDWNEDLSETKVFTASSPPANHITPGPNVDLASLLPKTGVAVGSSMDSDLGAIVDGPSAEDLGQSLVFTNSHHNGRTATHSYAHATANSYAHAASASTNYAHAALSSVLGSGFGSLNAPKPTPASDIRTSEQLNGPRLGQRASQPIATASNISVPKDAGPPPLQNPAPAFSPSVEVKAQRVENGSVTAHHLEMKLQPEPSAVLSQLAQRQQQSSILLTTEPLGLSHAPQVPTPPGHESSVSHIRDGTSPGLKLPGMEPCVTEPPQRQLKTQRRRVPPLSKIPSSAVEMPGSADIPGLNVQFGALDFGSEAGSGAVDMAQTSARERAQVQGPTPAAPVPMSLPTAVPTQQPQSSLFSKPGSVSDHMSSLPVAVSDPNFPSPSLGLPSVTPSPSMGLPSAAAPPSSAAPTAASRVESSGSRSLPPHLAFSQSNDVPSAAVLTNGYSGMKTQSTQDTTSSSRTVKTESPVMTSDSGHHISSPAVALSHSTAIPSLSSHVTSSHSSGSALATSSTLTISNEESNSNLHAYSSSSSQAVHSGSSAPLAVSSSITNGLHPSGAPGLTPNGTNATLSAAGNRTAPLLTTTSGKAPPNLAQGVPPLLANQYIMGPGGLLPAYPQIYGYEDLQMLQSRLPMDYYGVTFPGTTAMPGRESLANNPYSGEATKFGRNDSSSPAPPTSLSTAGVQSQPQQAPQAGTQGQGQGQQTQNQAFLNPPLPPGYGYTGLPYYAGVPGVPSAFQYGPAVFVPPASAKQPAMGLANPSNQYHQQHQPSYGQHAYGTAPGLSGSGTSGGVPDMGGSIYSKAQSFDKQGFHTGTPPPFSLPSALGGTGPLNPGGAPGYAPAPFLHILPPHQQPHSQLLHHHLTQDGQGGPGQRGQSSSMQQKTQGSKSSYVNSPYWAN, encoded by the exons atgatgacTTCAGTGGTCAGCAATCAAGCCCGGGGGACTCGGGACAGAACGCTGCCCACcaccacacaaacaacacagccACAGAAACAATTACAG CCCACAGCAGAACAGATTCGTTTAGCCCAAATGATCTACGACAAAAATGATACTGACTTTGAAGACAAGGTCAAACAg CTGATTGAGGTCACTGGGAAGACTCAAGATGAGTGCATGGTAGCCCTCCATGACTGCAACGAAGATGTAAACAGAGCCATCAATTTTCTGCTGGAGAGCACCTCTGACATA AACTCCTGGGAGACTGTGGGGAAGAAGCGGAGCCTTGGGAAAGAAGGACCCTCAGAGATAAAGGAAAACAGggagaagaaaggaggagagagggaggctaGTCGCGGACGTGGGGCATCCAACAGGAGGGGTAGAGGCATCAGCCGAGGGCGAGAAG GTCGGTTAGAGGAGAATGGGTTCGAGGTGGCTCCTGGAGAGAGAGGTGGCGACCGTGGACGCAGGGGGCGGGGAAGAG GGGCAGGGGCTCGCGGTAGAGGAAGGGCAGCGGCTGGCAACAGGTTCTCCTCCCAGGGAATGGG AATCTTCAATCCTGCTGACTACACAGCTAACTCTCGAGCTCGCCAGGAGACATGGGACGGCAATGAACCTGCTGAGGGAACTG gaaCCTGGACAGGCAATGGGGAAGACTGGGCTTCAGAGGACTGGAATGAGGAT TTGTCTGAGACTAAAGTATTCactgcctcctctcctccagcAAACCACATCACACCTGGACCCAA TGTGGACCTGGCTAGCCTACTGCCAAAGACTGGAGTGGCTGTTGGGAGTTCTATGGACTCTGACTTGGGGGCGATAGTTGATGGTCCCTCAGCCGAGGATTTGGGCCAAAGCCTGGTGTTCACCAATTCCCACCACAATGGACGCACCGCAACACACAGCTACGCACACGCCACAGCCAACAGCTATGCCCATGCTGCCTCTGCTAGTACCAACTATGCACATGCTGCGCTG TCCTCAGTCCTGGGTTCTGGTTTTGGGTCCCTGAATGCGCCTAAGCCGACACCTGCCTCTGACATCAGGACATCGGAGCAGCTCAACGGCCCTCGGCTTGGGCAGAGAGCCAGTCAGCCAATAGCCACCGCCAGCAACATTAGTGTTCCCAAAGATGCAGGGCCACCTCCACTACAGAACCCTGCTCCTGCTTTCTCCCCCTCTGTGGAAGTCAAGGCTCAAAGAGTGGAAAACGGCTCTGTTACCGCCCACCACT TGGAGATGAAGCTTCAACCAGAACCATCAGCGGTGCTCAGCCAGCTGGCTCAGAGGCAACAACAGTCCTCCATCCTTCTGACCACAGAGCCTCTGGGCCTGTCGCATGCTCCACAGGTCCCCACACCACCAG GTCATGAGTCCTCGGTCTCTCATATAAGAGATGGCACTTCTCCAGGATTGAAGTTGCCAGGCATGGAACCTTGTGTTACAGAACCCCCTCAGcggcagctaaagacacagagacgCAGGGTACCTCCTCTCTCAAAG ATCCCATCGTCAGCAGTGGAGATGCCCGGCTCAGCAGATATACCTGGCCTGAATGTTCAGTTTGGGGCTCTTGATTTTGGGTCTGAGGCTGGTAGTGGAGCGGTAGACATGGCACAGACGTCAGCCAGGGAACGCGCCCAAGTTCAGGGCCCAACTCCAGCAGCTCCAGTACCCATGTCTCTCCCTACTGCTGTTCCCACACAGCAGCCACAGAGCAGCCTGTTCTCCAAGCCAGGAtctgtgag TGACCACATGAGCAGCTTACCCGTAGCCGTATCAGATCCCAACTTCCCCTCACCATCCTTGGGCTTACCCAGTGTCACGCCCTCCCCCTCCATGGGTCTTCCCAGTGCAGCCGCTCCACCCTCTTCTGCAGCCCCTACCGCAGCCAGCCGTGTGGAGAGCAGTGGTTCAAGGTCCCTGCCACCTCATCTGGCCTTCTCTCAGAGCAACGATGTCCCGTCAGCTGCTGTCCTTACA AATGGCTACAGTGGCATGAAGACGCAGAGCACACAGGACA CTACGTCATCGTCTAGAACAGTGAAAACGGAGTCTCCCGTTATGACGAGTGACAGTGGCCACCACATCTCCTCCCCTGCAGTTGCACTTTCCCACTCCACAGCCATCCCCTCGCTCAGCAG TCATGTGACCAGTTCTCACTCATCTGGATCAGCCCTCGCCACGAGCTCCACCCTCACT ATAAGTAATGAGGAGAGCAACAGCAACCTCCATGCCTATTCATCGTCGTCCAGCCAAGCTGTCCATTCCGGTTCTTCAGCTCCCCTGGCTGTCAGCAGCTCAATCACCAATGGTCTGCACCCATCTGGAGCACCTGGACTAACTCCTAATGGCACAAACGCCACGCTCTCAGCTGCAGGCAACCGCACGGCACCCCTGCTCACAACCACCTCTG GTAAAGCTCCTCCAAACTTGGCCCAAGGAGTGCCCCCTCTCTTGGCCAACCAGTACATCATGGGCCCTGGTGGCTTGCTCCCTGCTTACCCG CAGATCTATGGATACGAGGACTTGCAAATGCTGCAGTCTCGCCTTCCTATG GATTATTATGGTGTAACATTCCCTGGTACTACTGCTATGCCTGGAAGAGAGAGCCTGGCCAATAATCCATATTCTG GTGAGGCGACAAAGTTTGGCAGAAATGATTCGTCATCTCCAGCTCCCCCAACCAGCTTGTCTACAGCCGGGGTGCAGTCCCAGCCCCAGCAGGCTCCGCAGGCAGGAACACAGGGGCAGGGCCAGGGTCAGCAAACGCAGAATCAGGCCTTCCTTAACCCCCCTCTGCCTCCTGGCTATGGATACACTG GTCTGCCGTACTACGCTGGTGTGCCGGGGGTTCCTTCAGCCTTTCAGTACGGCCCGGCCGTCTTTGTGCCTCCTGCTTCGGCCAAGCAACCTGCAATGGGCCTGGCCAACCCCTCTAATCAGTATCACCAACAGCATCAGCCCAGTTACGGACAGCATGCATATGGCACAG CACCAGGGCTATCAGGGTCTGGTACCAGTGGAGGAGTACCTGACATGGGAGGTTCAATCTACAGCAAAGCTCAG TCATTTGACAAGCAGGGCTTCCACACGGGGACACCGCCTCCCTTCAGCCTTCCTTCAGCGCTGGGGGGAACAGGGCCCCTGAACCCTGGGGGGGCTCCTGGCTATGCCCCCGCTCCCTTCCTGCACATCCTGCCGCCACACCAACAGCCCCACTCCCAGCTGCTGCACCATCACCTCACACAGGACGGACAG GGGGGTCCTGGTCAGCGCGGTCAGTCCAGCAGCATGCAGCAGAAAACCCAAGGCAGCAAGTCCAGCTATGTTAACTCCCCCTACTGGGCCAACTGA